ttaattctttattttgaataatttatatgaaattcgatcaatataaaataattaaatctttattaaTAGGTTAGAAAAGGTTAACAGTTATAAACTTTAACTTAATAGTTCAGTATCCCTtgtatcaaaaaaaaaattctttattcCAAATTTTAGAATTATATTGCTAAAAAATATAGAATTATATTTCTTACGAACAAAAGCTACTGAAGGAAAAAATAAGGGAGAGCTTCACCGACAGTAGTGATGCTATCGCTAATAGAAAAAGCAAATAAAGCAAAAGGCAAAGTATTCTTATTCTTATATATACTGACAACAGGAATAACTCAACTAATAAATTAAAGGGCTACCAGAAAATGACCTATCGATTGAAATCATTATACATAAATTCTTTACTTCTTATTCTTATATATACTGACAACAGGAATAACTCAACTAATAAATTAAAGGGCTACCAGAAAATGACCTATCGATTGTAATCATTATACATAAATTCTTTACCTGAGCTTCAAGTTAAGACCCAAAGGCAAAagtaaacatatacatatatagcgTCTATGATCAGTGCAAACTAATCATCGGGTTCTGTATATATTGAACACAATTCTTTGTGATTTCAGATAAAAAACTAAACAGTACAagtctcatatatatataatagtaggtactcttctctctctctcagaaGATAATGGATAGAATATCCCCTAGTGATTTTGCGTCTTTCAAACACTAGTACGAGAGTGTAATGAAAGGAGAcgaagagaaatttaaacaactCTACACAGATAGTACTCCATCATCATTAGCCCCTTCACGCCCCTTGACGGTGTCCCAAGACTCCCTTTTGCACATAGCCATATACATGGGGCGCAAAACCATTGCCAAAGAAATATTGAATGCCATAAAAAGAGGTGGTGGTGGCGGTGATGAAACGCTCACCACTAGGAACGCCCATGGAGACACAGTTCTTCACGAGGTTGCCGCCACCGACATGATGGATCTCGCCACGGAAATGATGAGCATGGCTCCCAATCTGCTTGTCATTCCTAACAATCTTGGTGAAAGCCCTCTCTTTAGAGCCGCACATCATGGCCAGGCGCAAATGTTTGGCCTGCTAGCTGATGAGGTCGATAAAAAGAATCCAAATGTTCCGGAATTTCATCTCTCCAGGGCTTGTGATTCCACTACAATTCTCCATATCTCGATTCTTGCTGAGTTTTTTGGTGCGTATAATATTTCGgctattttaatattattaattatagatcactacacacacacacacacacacacatatatatatatatactttgtcATCAATAAAATCATGTTATATATATAACTTCTTTGGTAAATCGAGTACAGATCTTGCGTTTGACATAGCTAAGAGGTACCCTGATTTGGTGAATAAAAAAGACGAATCTGGGATGATAGGTCTTCAGCTACTTTCAAGCAACCCTTCAGCATTCAAGAGTGGAAGAAACCTTGGATTACTAAAGAGATTGTTATACTATTGTACGTATGGTTGATCTTTAATGCCCTTAATTGTCCAGATATTGTATGGTAGTTATATTTTGGTTTGGTGTCTCACTATATAGTTACAGAAATGAAATAATCTTATCTTATCAATTTGTTTAGGTATGCCGAGTAGTGATGATCAAGAAGTATTACGTCGTGAAGGCAAAAAGGGCAATAATTTGTCTCCAACAAGTAGTATAACTCGTTTCATGCAACTTTGTCGATTTGGTACGTACGTTAAATTTGTAGATCTAGCATAACATTAATCAACGTTGATCATCAtacaattttatatatatatatataggaaaattCTTTGAAAagattcatcaaaaaaaaaaaatctttgaaAAGTGTGGAATAATTCTTGTTCCTTTGAAAATATTTCTTATTAATTCCTTCTTCAAAAGTTCGGTTTAATTCCTGCAGCTCTGAACAAGATTAATGTACGGATTTGGGGAAAACTTTGTAAAGGTACGTAATGTAATAGTACTGATCTGTCCCTCATTAATTCTATCCATACCCTCATATAtgaatttatatgataattttgCATTTGGAATAGGATGGCCTATGATGGGAGATATTTACAGTGAAAAGAAAAAGCACGAATCAGCTCAGAGACTAGCCAAGTTGCTTATAGAAAAAGACACTTCGTGGGAGGTATCTAGGTCCAATAATGAGGACAGCAATATGGGCAAGATTTCCATTGGCATGGAGAAAGGTTGGTCCGAGGAAGATAATAATGACAATAGAACCACCACTTCTGTTCAAAGTCATGCTGCTACTGAAGGCCAGTCAAACCAGAGAAGAAAAGAACAGAACTCACgtcaaactactactactactactactactactgatcATCTTCATCTAAAAGAGATAACAACCACAACATATCAATTAGACCCCTTGGTACCACCAAATCTTAAAGCCGTAGATAGCGGTAATTACGTAAAAGACATAAAGGGATATCCAATTGGAGGAGGCCTCCCCAACCCAACAAATGAGATCAGTGGTATTAGTAGCGAATCTGCTAAtaacaagaaaacccaaaaagCGAAGAAAGCTTCGTCGTATCCTCCTCCAACCTCACTGCTCATCGCAACAAATAACGGTATAGTTGAGATTGTGACGGAGATACTTAGAGTGTATCCTCAGGCGGTGGAGCACGTAAGTGATATGGGGCAGAACATATTGCATGTGGCAATTAAGCACCGGAAGCTGGAGATATTTCGTTTAGTTAAGAGGATGCAATTTCCAATGTCCAGGTTGGTTCGGAGGATTGATGTTAATGGCTACACAATCTTGCACCACGTCGGGGTCATGATGTATTACACCGGCGGCACTCTCCCTGGTCCCGCTCTCCAATTGCAAGAGGAGTTGCATTGGTTCAAGGTAAAAGAACAACCTTTCTTTTATTACCGACacatctattattattattattattattattattatgttcgATAGTCATCACATTTGCCTTAGTTTTATTTTCTTctcagaaaatatatatattctacaCTATTTTTGTATAGATTTATAATTAGCCATATCTAATAAGTTTATTAAAATACTTGATCATTCAATACAATTAAATTACAAACTCTTTTCTGGTAAGGTTTTGtgagaaggaaaaaaaatgattGATATGACTCTGATACTATGTAGAAAAAGTCAATGAAAGAGTTAGTAACTGAATTGGAAATTAAATGAGCAACTATTTTCATAAATTttaatgattatatatataaatggtaTAAACATGATAATGTGCATGAAATTATATATAGTAAAAACAGAGCGTGAGAATCATGCTACTGTGAGAATATAAGGCTAATGTTATGCGAGAACTATCGATCTAAGATAAGAATAATGCAATAAGCTAACACAATAGTCTATGTAcatataattaactaatatacATAATGCTTAAATGTTGGCAGCGTGTCCGCAAGATTATTCCTCCCCACTACGAAATGCACAAGAGCCACTATGGTAATAAAAGCGAGACAGCCGAAGAGCTCTTCAGCAGAACCCACGAGAGCTTGTTCAAAGAAGCACAGGAATGGCTAAAGCGAACCTCAGAGTCATGCTCCACCGTGGCTGTCCTCATAGCCACTGTTGCCTTCGCCGCGGCCTACACCGTACCTGGTGGTTCGGACGACGACACAGGGATACCAATCCTCCTAACAGACCCTTTCTTCTTGGTTTTCACCGTAATGGACGTGCTCTCCCTGGCCAGCTCCTTGACCTCCGTGGTTATGTTcctctctatcctcacctccccatttcaTCTCCAAGATTTCCACCGCACTCTCCCTCGAAAACTCATTCTGGCTTTCACATTCCTCTTCTTTTCGGTGGCTGTGACGATGCTTGCTTTTGCAGCCACCATTATTCTGATCGTTCGCTTGAAGAAGAGCTGGACTAGGAGTATTATTTATACAGTTGCCTTCCTTCCCGTCACGGTGTTTGCGCTCTTGCAGTTCCCGCTTTATCTTGCCTTCATGGATACTATGAGATCCTCCCTCAAGTTTATTAAGACAATCCTTCCCTCGTATACGCTTCCTCGTTGTATAATGTCTAAGACTCTTTGAGATAATTTTCATCCCTtcatatatttacatataaatatattttatttgattttaaaaactaaTAGTTTTTAATTGTGGCCATAGTCATAGTCTCTATTAGTTcctcatatattttttaaataaaaaatattattcatA
This genomic interval from Humulus lupulus chromosome 8, drHumLupu1.1, whole genome shotgun sequence contains the following:
- the LOC133794857 gene encoding uncharacterized protein LOC133794857 — translated: MKGDEEKFKQLYTDSTPSSLAPSRPLTVSQDSLLHIAIYMGRKTIAKEILNAIKRGGGGGDETLTTRNAHGDTVLHEVAATDMMDLATEMMSMAPNLLVIPNNLGESPLFRAAHHGQAQMFGLLADEVDKKNPNVPEFHLSRACDSTTILHISILAEFFDLAFDIAKRYPDLVNKKDESGMIGLQLLSSNPSAFKSGRNLGLLKRLLYYCMPSSDDQEVLRREGKKGNNLSPTSSITRFMQLCRFALNKINVRIWGKLCKGWPMMGDIYSEKKKHESAQRLAKLLIEKDTSWEVSRSNNEDSNMGKISIGMEKGWSEEDNNDNRTTTSVQSHAATEGQSNQRRKEQNSRQTTTTTTTTTDHLHLKEITTTTYQLDPLVPPNLKAVDSGNYVKDIKGYPIGGGLPNPTNEISGISSESANNKKTQKAKKASSYPPPTSLLIATNNGIVEIVTEILRVYPQAVEHVSDMGQNILHVAIKHRKLEIFRLVKRMQFPMSRLVRRIDVNGYTILHHVGVMMYYTGGTLPGPALQLQEELHWFKRVRKIIPPHYEMHKSHYGNKSETAEELFSRTHESLFKEAQEWLKRTSESCSTVAVLIATVAFAAAYTVPGGSDDDTGIPILLTDPFFLVFTVMDVLSLASSLTSVVMFLSILTSPFHLQDFHRTLPRKLILAFTFLFFSVAVTMLAFAATIILIVRLKKSWTRSIIYTVAFLPVTVFALLQFPLYLAFMDTMRSSLKFIKTILPSYTLPRCIMSKTL